The Streptomyces sp. NBC_00454 DNA segment ACCGGGTTCGTCGATACCTACTGCCGGACCCTTGCCGTGGCCGCCATTCGCACGAACGCTCGCAAAAAGAAGGCCCGGAGGGCTCCCGGGTCACCCAAAAGGCGCCTCAAGAGCCCTCACGGGCATCTTTTCCTTGTGAAGAACTTCACGAAGTTCATGTGGACGACAGGACCTAAGGCCTCCGCAGGACCCCCGAAAGGGCCCGAACGGGCCGCCGGGGACCCTTCCGGGCCCTCGGGCTCCCGTCAGCCGACCGACCAGGCGATGCCGTCCAGGATGTCGTGCTCCGAGACCACGACCTCCGTGGCGCCGACCCGCTCCATGATCGCCAGCAGGACCAGGGCGCCCGCCCCGATCACGTCCACGCGGCCCGGGTGCATCACCGGGATCGCCGCGCGCTCGGCGTGCGTCAGGCTCAGCATCCGCTCGCTGACCTCGCGGACCGTCTCGTACGGGATCCGGGAGTGGTGGATCGCCGAGGAGTCGTACTCCGCCAGGCCCAGCGCGATCGCGGCGACCGTGGTCACCGAACCGGCCAGGCCCACCAGGGTGCGCGCCTCGGCCAGCGGAACGCTCTCGGCGGCCAGGTCCAGCGCCGCCTCGATGTCGGCCCGTATGGCGGCGACCTGCGCCTCCGTCGGCGGGTCGGTGACCGTGCCGTCGGCGGCCACCAGGTGGCGCTCGGTCATCCGCACGCAGCCCACGTCCACGGACCGGGCGGCCCGGACGTGCTCCTCGCCGACCACGAACTCGGTCGAACCGCCGCCGATGTCCACCACCAGGAAGGGCTTCTCGAGGTGGTCGGTGCCCTTCAGTTCCTTCGTGGCGCCGGTGAAGGAGAACTCCGCCTCCTGGTCCCCGGAGATCACCTCGGGCTCCACGCCCAGGATGTCCAGCACGCCCCGCACGAACTCGTCCCGGTTCTCCGCGTCCCGCGAGGCCGAGGTGGCCACGAAGCGCACGCGCTCGGCGCCGAGCTCCTTGATGACCGCCGCGTACTCGCGGCAGGCCGCGAAGGTGCGCTCCAGCGCCTCCGGAGCCAGCCGGCCCGTCTTGTCCACGCCCTGGCCGAGGCGGACGACCGTCATCCGGCGGTCCAGTTCGGCGAACTCGCCGGTCTCGGGGTCCAGGTCCGCGACGAGGAGGCGGATGGAGTTCGTACCGCAGTCGACGGCCGCGACCCGCCTCACGCCTGCGGCTCCTTCTGCTCCGCGGGCTTCTCCGCGGACTTCTCCGCGCACGGGGTGACGCAGGCGCCCTTGGCCCACCACTCGGGCAGCATCGCCAGGGCCTCGTCGCCGAACGGGTTCACACCCGGGCCGGCGGCCAGCGAGTGGCCGACCAGGACGTGCAGGCACTTCACCCGGTCCGGCATGCCGCCGGCGCTCGGGAAGCCCTCGAGCACCTCGATGGCGTCGCGGCGGGTGATGTAGTCCTCGTGGGCGGCCCGGTAGGCGGCGGCCAGCTCCGGGTCCTCGGCCAGCCTGGCCTGCATCTGCTTCATCACGCCGTTGGCTTCCAGCGTGCCGATGGCACCGGCGGCGCGCGGGCAGGTCAAGTAGTACAGCGTCGGGAAGGGCGTGCCGTCGGGGAGCCGGGGGGCGGTCTCCACCACGTCCGGCTGCCCGCAGGGGCAGCGGTGCGCGATGGCGCGCAGCCCGCGCGGCGGGCGGCCGAGCTGCTGCTGGAACGCCTCGATGTCGGCGGCGGTCGGCTCGGTCCGGTCGGTCTGGGGCGGGGGCGTCTGCATGCCTGGAGGAAGTCTTTTCGTAATCGTGGATGGGTGGGACTCAGTCGCCCGGGCGGTCGGCCTTGTCGACGCCGTCCCAGACGTTGGAGTACCAGGGCCGGTCGGTGGCGGCCTGTCCGCTGCGGCGGTGCTCGGCCGCCTCGGCTCCGGGGTCGTTCATGATGTAGCTGATCTCCCCCGGCCGGACGAAGTGCAGGTGCTTGCGCGCCTGCTGTTCCGCATACGCGTTGTCCTGCCAGCGGGCCTTCTCGTCGCGCAGCCTCTCCAGCCGGTCCCGTGCGGAGACGGCGGCCTTCTGCTGCTCCGCGATCTCCGAGCGCTGGGACACGTACTGGCGCATCGGATACGCGAGGGCGACGACCAGGGTACAGAGGACCAGGACGAGCAGGGCGGCCCGCCCGGTGAGCCGGCTGCGGCGGACCTGGCGGCGGGACTGCGAGCGGTAGACGTGCGCCGCGGTCCGCTCGCCCAGCTGCTTGAGCCTGGTCGCGGTCGAGAACGTGGCGAACCGGTCCCGGTTCCCGGCCATTGATCCGCCTCCCCTATATACGCACTACGCAATACGTCCCCGCACACGGTACGGGACCGAGTGCGGGGACGTAGGGAGGCTTGCGCCCCTAAAGGACCGTTCAGCCCTTGAAGCGCGGGAACGCGCTGCGGCCCGCGTACACCGCGGCGTCGTCGAGGATCTCCTCGATGCGCAGCAGCTGGTTGTACTTGGCGACGCGGTCCGAGCGGGCCGGGGCACCGCTCTTGATCTGGCCGCAGTTCACGGCGACCGCGAGGTCGGCGATGGTGACGTCCTCGGTCTCGCCGGAACGGTGCGACATCATGCACTTGAAGCCGCTGCGCTGGGCCAGCTCGATGGCGTCCAGGGTCTCGGTCAGCGAACCGATCTGGTTCACCTTGACGAGCAGGGCGTTGGCCGAGCCCTCTTCGATACCGCGGGCGAGACGCTCCGGGTTGGTGACGAAGAGGTCGTCGCCGACGATCTGGATCTTGGAGCCCAGGCGGTCGGTGAGGGTCTTCCAGCCGGCCCAGTCGTCCTCGAAGAGCGGGTCCTCGATGGAGACGATCGGGTACGCGGCGACGAGCTCCTCGTAGTACTCGGTCATCTCGGCGGCCGAGCGGGACTGGCCCTCGTACTCGTACTTGCCGTCCTTGTAGAACTCGGACGCGGCGACGTCGAGCGCCAGCGCGACGTCACGGCCCGGGACGTAGCCGGCCTGCGTGATGGCCTCGACGATGAGGTCGAGCGCGGCGCGGTTGGACTCCAGGTTCGGCGCGAAGCCGCCCTCGTCGCCCAGACCGGTGGAGAGGCCCTTGGAGTGCAGGACCTTCTTGAGGGTGTGGTAGACCTCGGCACCCCAGCGGACGGCCTCGGAGAAGGACTCCGCGCCGATCGGGGCGATCATGAACTCCTGGATGTCGACGTTGGAGTCGGCGTGCGACCCACCGTTGACGATGTTCATCATCGGAACGGGCAGCAGGTGCGCGTTCGGGCCGCCCAGGTAGCGGAAGAGCGGCAGGTCGGAGGCCTCGGACGCGGCGTGCGCGACGGCGAGGGAGACACCGAGGATGGCGTTGGCGCCGAGGGAGCCCTTGTTCTCGGTGGCGTCCAGGTCGATCATCGCCTGGTCGATCAGGCGCTGCTCGGTGGCGTCGTAGCCGACGAGCTCCGGGCCGAGCTGCTCGATGACGGCGAGGACGGCCTTCTCGACACCCTTGCCCATGTAGCGGTTGGGGTCACCGTCGCGGAGCTCTACGGCTTCGAACGCTCCGGTGGAGGCGCCGGACGGAACTGCAGCACGGCCGGTGCTGCCATCGTCGAGGCCAACCTCGACCTCGACCGTGGGGTTGCCTCGGGAGTCCAGGATTTCCCGGGCTACGACGACGTCGATGGACGGCACGAGCATCTCCTTCTGGGATGTGACGCTGAGTGTGCGGTGGCGTGTCAGGCCGTGGGACGGCCTTGCCGCTTAGAGCCTAACCGGCTCCGGGCGGTCGGCGACCCGACCAACCGGGCCCCGGGACGAAAAAGGGCCTGAATGCCCCTCTTACAGGACATAGGGCTCTTGCCCGGAAGGACCCGCCGGGCCCGCCACCAGGCCGAAGGCCCGGCACGCAGCACCGCCCGGCGCGTGGGGGGTTACGCGCCGGGCGGTGGAAATCCTGCGTGTTGCGAACGCTACTGCGGCTGTTGCCGCAAGGTTCAGCTGAGCTTCAGCTTCTGACCCGGGAAGATCAGGTCGGCGTCCGAGACGATGTCCTTGTTGAGCTCGAAGAGCTTCTCCCAGCCGCCGGAGACGTTGTTCGCCTCGGCGATGGTGCCCAGCGTGTCGCCGGACTTGACCTCGTAGGAGCCGTTGCCCGTCTTGGGGGCCTCGGTCTTCGGCTTGGCCGGGGCGGCCGGACGCTCGGAGCGGGTCGTGGCCTCGGAGCGCTTGGTCTCCTTCTTCGGCTCGGCCTTCTTCTCGGTCTTCTTGGTCTCGGCCTTCTTCGGGGCGGTCTCGGTGGAGCCGCCGCCGGTGTAGGCACCGTTCGACAGGCCGACGCCGCAGGACGGCCAGGCGCCCTTGCCCTGGCCCTTGAGGACCTTCTCGGCGATGGCTATCTGCTGGCCCTTGGAGGCCTGGTTGGCCTGCGCGGCGTACGCCTTGCCGCCGTACGCGGCCCACGTGGAGGACGAGAACTGCAGGCCGCCGTAGTAGCCGTTGCCCGTGTTGATGGCCCAGTTGCCACCGGACTCGCAGGAGGCGACGCGGTCCCACTCGGAAGCGGTCGCGGCGGAAGCGGTGCCCGCGGCCATCAGCGGAGCCGCGACGGCGACACCGGCGACGCCGGCCAGCGTGACGAGCCGGACGGCCTTGGAGCCGCGGCGGTGCTTGCCCTTGGAAAGCAGCATGGAGTTCTCCTCACCGACGCCTTCGAGGTGAGCTGTCGGGTTCGGGCGAGTGAGTGCCCGGCCAGGCGACCTAGCGCCTGTCTTAACCCCTAGCCGGTTCCGTGACCGTCTCTCAACGGCCGGTTCCGGCGCCTACCTTGGTTCCCCCGCTCCTGCCTTCGGCGCTTGCGCGACGAGTGTTCCCCCCGGCCGCCGGCAGGATTCGGCGATGCGGTCGAAGGAGCCCGCGGTGGCGAGCGATTCAGAAGGTAGACAGGTCTCCCCCCGATGTTCAACGAGCGACATCGGGGGGAAACGGTGCCTACTTGCGCTCCCCACAAGGACGTTTGCGCAGGTGAGGACGGGGTTTGCGGAACCCTACGGACCGGACACGCCAGTTGACCGGAAGAGACACATGTCTCACTTACAGAAAACGGACAATCAGGCGATCCAGGGCGCTCCAAGTGTCGCTATTGGTGCGTTAGATCCAGGTTCTGACCGGGCTTGATCAGGTTGGCGTCCTCGCCGATGACCTGCTCATTGGCCTTGTAGAGCGCGTTCCAGCCGCCCTTCACTCCCTTGGCGTCCGCGATGGCGGCCAGGCTGTCGCCCGCCTTCACGGTGTACGCGGGCTCCGACGCCGCATCAGATGTGACGGGAGCCTCAACCGCGGCCGGGCCGCGGTGCTTACCGGCACCCGACGCCCCGTCGGCCGCCGGGGCGGCCGGGTCGGAGGTGGCTCCCGGGGTCGCCGGGGCGGTCGGGTCGGCGGGCGCTCCCGGCGTGGCGGGCACCGTCGGCGTGGCCGGGTCGCCCGGGTGTCCGGGAGTGGTCGGCTGCGCGGGCGTCGCGGGCACGGTCGGGTCCGTGGACGGCGGGGTCGGGACGGTGGGGGCCGTCGGGTCCGCGGGAGCCGTGGGAGCCGTCGGGTCGCCCGGGAGCCCCGGAGTCGTCGCCGGGAGGTCCGGCTGCGGCATGACGGGCAGCGGGTAGTCGGGCAGCAGGAAGGACGGCGTGCCCGAAGGGGAGGGGGCCGGGGCCGCGGGGGTCGGAGCCCCGAAGTCCGTGGAGGGCCGGGGAGTCCCGAGGTACGGGATCTTGCTGTCCGGGCGGGACACGGAGTGCGAGGCGGCGTCGCCGCCCCCGGGCAGGCCCGGGTCCACCTCGGCGGCGGGACCCTGCTGCGCGAGCCCGGCCGGCGCCCCGCACAGGGGCCACGCCTGCGGGCCCTGGGAGGCCAGCACCCGCTCGCCCACCGCGATCTGCTGGGAGCGGCTGGCGAGGTCGGGGCGCGCGGCGAAGTCGAGCCCGCCGGCGTTCTTCCACTGCTCCTGGGTGAACTGCAGTCCGCCGTAGGCGCCGCTGCCGAAGTTCGCGCTCCAGGTACCGCCGCTCTCGCACTCGGCGACCTTGTCCCAGGTGGAGGTCTCGGCCGCACTCGCGCCGGTGGCCGCGAGCAGCGGCAGGGCGAGGGCGGAGCCGGTGACTCCGGCGGTGACGACAAGTGCGGGCACTTGTCGGGGGCGTCTGTGGCGGCCGTTCCCGGAACGCATGAGGCTGCACCTTTCGCATAACGGCGGGGTAACGGCAGAACCTAGCGGCCTTCGAACGCCTGTCACAAGTTCAGAGGGCTTCTGACTTCCGGTCAGGGGGGTTTCAGGTGTTTTGGGGGGTGAATCGGACCGGAAGCGTGCGCAGCCCGCGCATGATGAGCCCACCGCGCCACCGCAGTTCACCGGCCGGTACGGCGAGTTCCAGATCGGGCAGGCGCGTGAGCAGGGTCGCGAGCGCGGTCTGGCCTTCGAGGCGGGCGAGCGGTGCGCCCACGCAGTAGTGGATCCCGTGCCCGTATCCGAGGTGCTGGTTGTCGGTCCTGGAGAGGTCGAGGGTGTCCGGCTCGGCGAACCGCTCGGGGTCGCGGTCGGCGGCCGCGAGGACCACCAGCACCGGATCGCCCGCCGCGATGCCCTGACCGCCGAGGACGAAGGGCTCGGTGGCGAACCGCCAGGTGGCCAGCTCCACGGGGCCGTCGTAGCGCAGCAGTTCCTCGACCCCGGTGGCGAGCAGGGCGCTCTCGCCGGCCGCGAGGGAGGCCTGGAGGCGCTCGCGCTGGTCGGGGTTCATGAAGAGGGAGTGGACGCCGTTGCCGATGAGGTTGACGGTGGTCTCGAACCCGGCGAAGAGGAGGATGAAGGCCATGGCGGTGGCCTCGGCCTCCGTCAGGTGGTCGCCGTGGTCGCTGGCCCGGATCAGATCGGAGATCAGGTCGTCGCCGAGGTCGTCGCGCTTGCGGTGGATGAGCTCGCCGAGATAGGTCCGCATCTGCTTGACCGAGCGCGCGACTCCGCCGCGCGGACCGCCGCCGTGCCGGATCATCATGCCGGCCCAGTCGCGGAAGTCGTCCTGGTCCTCCCGCGGTACGCCGAGCATCTCGCAGATGGCGTAGATGGGGAGCGGGAAGGCGAACTCGTGGATGAGGTCGGCCTCCCCCTTCTGTGCGAACCGCTCGATGAGGTGGTCGGTGATCTCCTGGACCCTCGGTGCGAACTCGGCGACCCTGCGCGGGGTGAACGCCTTCGACACCAGCCGCCGCAGCCGGGTGTGGTCCGGCGGGTCGATGTTGAGGAGGTGCGTCATCAGCTCCGCCTTGCGCTCCCCCGGGATCCCGGTCCTGCCCTTGGCGTGGGCCGATCCCGCATGGTGGGACGGGTTCTTGCTGAGCCGCTGGTCGGCGAGGGCCTGGCGGGCGTCCGCGTACCGGGTGACCAGCCAGGCCTCGACCCCACTGGGGAGTTGGGTGCGGTGCACGGGGGCGTGCTCGCGCAGCCAGGCGTAGGCCGGGTACGGGTCGGTCGCGAACTCCCAGTCGAACAGGGTCGGACCGGTCGGGCCAGTCGGGGAATCAGAGGGGGCCGCGGGGGCCGCAGGGGCTTCGGGGGTCTGCTCGTGCACCCGAAGACCGTATCCCGCCCGCCACCCGTCACCCCATATGGGGTATTCGTCGCGGCTGTCCGTAGATCAGCCCTGGCTTGACCTCACGTTCTCCGGCATTCCTACTTTCGGTTTTGTGGATGTGAGGATCTTGAAAAGCAGCTTTGCGGTGGTGGAGAGACGGGCCGAGCACGCGGTCAAGTTCTTCTACTCCCACCTGTTCTGGCACAACCCCGGAGTCCGTGAGCTCTTCCCGGCCTCCTTCGAGGACATGGAGCGTCAGCGGGACCGGCTCTTCGCCGCGCTCACCCATGTGATCGCGCACCTGGAGAACGAAACGCTCCTCCCCTATCTACGCGACCTCGGCCGCGACCACCGCAAGTTCCTGGCGGGCCCCGAGCACTACGCGGCCGTGGGCGCCAGCCTGCTCGCCGCGCTCGCCGAAACCTCCGGCGAGGCCTGGACCCCGCCGGTGGAAAAGGCCTGGAGCGAGGCCTACCAGGTCATCGCCGACGCGATGATGGCCGGCGCCGCCTCCAGCGAGGACCCGCCCTGGTGGGACGCCGAGATCGTGCGCCACCTGCAGTACGGGCAGGACATAGCCGTCCTGACGCTGCGCCCGCACGCCCCCCTCCCCTATCTGCCGGGCCAGTACGTGAGCGTGAGCAGCGACCGGGTCCCGACGACCTGGCGCACCTACTCCATCGGCAACGCGCCCCGCTCCGACGGGACGGTCGACCTGCACATCAGCCGGATCGAGGGCGGCCGCCTCAGCACCTCCCTGGTCCGCGAGGCGCACCCCGGCGACATGCTGAGGCTGGGCGCGGCCGGCGGGCAGCTGACCTTCCGCCGCGAGGACCGCCCGGTCACCTTCATAGCCGCCGGCACCGGCTGGGCCCCGGTCCGCGCCATGCTGGAGGGCCTGGCGGAGCATCCCCCCGATCAGGACGCGCGGCTCTTCGTCGTCGCCCGGGACGCCGCGCACCTCTACGACCGCCCGCTCATCGACGAGTACGCGGCCGCCAGCGGCTGGCTGAGCGTCACCTACATCACCCCCGCCCCCGGGCAGCACCGCAACCAGGCCACCGACCGGCTGGCGACCGCGCTGAGCAACCGGGGGCTCTGGCCCGACCAGGACGTCTACCTCAGCGGTCCGCCGCAGTTCATCGACGAGACCGCGTACCTCCTGGAGGAGCTCGGCGCCCGTACCGGCCGGATCTTCTACGACTCCGTACCCGCCGGCGGCAGGGACCAGGGCCACGGAGGCCGGCCGATGGGCTTCGGGGAGTGGTTCCTGAACCGGCCCGACCCGCACTGGCACAACCCCTCGGGCCGCGCGCCGCGGCCGTACTGAGCGGGCCGACCGTACTGAGCGGGCCGACCTGATCGGGGAGGCCTGATCGGGGAAGCCGGATCGGGGAAGCCGGATCGGGGAAGCCTGAACCGGCCGAGCGCGGCCGTTCCTGCCGAGGGCTACTCGCCGACGCCCTCGGCGGCCCGGATCGCGTCCCGGTAGACCCGGGCCGCCGCGCGCAGCGCGGTCTCGGGGTCGGTGCCCGCCGCCTCGGCGCGCGCCGCCAGTTCCAGCAGCTCGTACCCGATGCCCTCGCCGCTCGGGAGTTCCACGTCCACACCGTTCGCCCGGACCCGGCCGGCGAGCTTGGCCGCGAGCGCGAGACCGGGCTGCCCGAGCGGGATCCCGTCGGTCACCGACTCCCGCTGCTTCTCCACCTGCTTGGTGCGCTGCCAGTGCGCGTTGACGTCCTCGGCGGTCTTGGCCTCGGCGTCCCCGAAGACGTGCGGGTGGCGGTGGACCAGCTTCTCCACCAGGGCTCCGGCCACGTCGTCGATGGAGAACGGCTCGTCCTCCTCGCCGGGACCGCCCTCTTCCGCGATGCGCGCGTGGAAGACCACCTGGAGCAGGACGTCCCCGAGCTCCTCGCGCAGCTCATCGCGGTCCCCGTCCTCGATGGCCTCGACCAGCTCGTACGCCTCCTCGATGGCGTACTTCACCAGCCCCTCGTGCGTCTGCTCCGAGGTCCAGGGGCATTCGCGGCGGACCCGGTCCATGACCTGGACGAGGTCGAGCAGCCGCGCACCGGGCAGATCGTACGAGCCCGGCAGCAGTTCCAGGTCCGGCATGGCCACCCGGCCCGACCCGGCGAAGCGGGCCAGCCCGTCGGTGAGCCGCCGGTCGCCCTCGCCGCTCAGGACCACGACGACCGTGCGCCCGCCGGCGCAGTCCTCGATCAGCGACTGCGCGTCCGGGACCTCGTGCTCGACCCCGACGCCCGCTTCGCGCAGGTAGGGCAGCTGTACGTGGTCCGGGTCGGCGCACAGCACCCGGTCCGCGGCGTGCAGGATCTGCCAGGCCGGCCAGGACAGCACGCCGGGGGCGACCCGGTGGCTGGTGGTCAGCAGCACGATGCGGCCGGTGGGCTCGGCCGCGGCGGAGGGCTCGGAGGGTACGTCGTCAGTCACCCTCCGAACCTACCTCCCCGCGGGGAGGGCCTAGGCTCCGGCCGGGGGCTGCTGCTCGGGGCGGGTGACCTGGGTGATCCAGGGGGTCACGGAGTCGCCGATCGAGACCTTCTGCGGGTCCCAGACCCCGTAGCGCGGGTTGACCTCGATGCCCAGTTTGCCCGCGGCCTTCGAGGCGGGCTCGGCGAGGTTGCCCTGCCCGTACTTGGCGTTGAGCTTGGTGAAGAGCACCTGGTCGGTGGCCCAGCGGTCGATCTGGTCCGGGGCGATGGCGAACTTCTGGAGCAGCGTCGCTTCGAAGGCCTCGGCGCCCTTGTCGTTCTCGAAGGTCTGGCGCTCCTCCTCCAGCTCCTTGGGGGTGACGCTGATCCCCGCGTCCTCGGCCATCCGGTCGAGGATCCGGCTCTGGAGCATCCCGCTGAGCTTGACCCGGTCCAGCTGCGGGACGGCCGCGATGAGCTCGGAGGGGTGTTCGGAGCGGTTCTGCGCGGCGCGGACGTCGTTCACCTGGGCCTGGACCGCGGAGGTGGTGATCCGTTCGCCGCCGATCACGGCCGCGGTGCCGGGACGGGCTTGGCCCGAGCACGCGGACAGCAGTGGGGCCGCCAGGAGCAGGGCGGCGGAGACGGAGAGCGCTGTGCGACGGTGCAAAGGAGCCTCCAGGGCCGGGAGATTGTGCGTCGGTGCACAAGGGCCGTGCGGTGATCGATGTTATGCAGTCCCGGTGGTCAGAGCCACCGGTTCGACCAACGATTCCGGGGGTGTTGGGGTTCGCGTTCACCCTGCGGTCATCCTTCGGCCCTCCGGCGCTGTCAAGGTCGGCCCACCATGTCGACACCGCACCGCTCACCGCACCGC contains these protein-coding regions:
- a CDS encoding septum formation initiator family protein, with the translated sequence MAGNRDRFATFSTATRLKQLGERTAAHVYRSQSRRQVRRSRLTGRAALLVLVLCTLVVALAYPMRQYVSQRSEIAEQQKAAVSARDRLERLRDEKARWQDNAYAEQQARKHLHFVRPGEISYIMNDPGAEAAEHRRSGQAATDRPWYSNVWDGVDKADRPGD
- a CDS encoding globin domain-containing protein → MRILKSSFAVVERRAEHAVKFFYSHLFWHNPGVRELFPASFEDMERQRDRLFAALTHVIAHLENETLLPYLRDLGRDHRKFLAGPEHYAAVGASLLAALAETSGEAWTPPVEKAWSEAYQVIADAMMAGAASSEDPPWWDAEIVRHLQYGQDIAVLTLRPHAPLPYLPGQYVSVSSDRVPTTWRTYSIGNAPRSDGTVDLHISRIEGGRLSTSLVREAHPGDMLRLGAAGGQLTFRREDRPVTFIAAGTGWAPVRAMLEGLAEHPPDQDARLFVVARDAAHLYDRPLIDEYAAASGWLSVTYITPAPGQHRNQATDRLATALSNRGLWPDQDVYLSGPPQFIDETAYLLEELGARTGRIFYDSVPAGGRDQGHGGRPMGFGEWFLNRPDPHWHNPSGRAPRPY
- a CDS encoding transglycosylase family protein, whose translation is MLLSKGKHRRGSKAVRLVTLAGVAGVAVAAPLMAAGTASAATASEWDRVASCESGGNWAINTGNGYYGGLQFSSSTWAAYGGKAYAAQANQASKGQQIAIAEKVLKGQGKGAWPSCGVGLSNGAYTGGGSTETAPKKAETKKTEKKAEPKKETKRSEATTRSERPAAPAKPKTEAPKTGNGSYEVKSGDTLGTIAEANNVSGGWEKLFELNKDIVSDADLIFPGQKLKLS
- a CDS encoding DUF501 domain-containing protein, giving the protein MQTPPPQTDRTEPTAADIEAFQQQLGRPPRGLRAIAHRCPCGQPDVVETAPRLPDGTPFPTLYYLTCPRAAGAIGTLEANGVMKQMQARLAEDPELAAAYRAAHEDYITRRDAIEVLEGFPSAGGMPDRVKCLHVLVGHSLAAGPGVNPFGDEALAMLPEWWAKGACVTPCAEKSAEKPAEQKEPQA
- a CDS encoding cytochrome P450; its protein translation is MHEQTPEAPAAPAAPSDSPTGPTGPTLFDWEFATDPYPAYAWLREHAPVHRTQLPSGVEAWLVTRYADARQALADQRLSKNPSHHAGSAHAKGRTGIPGERKAELMTHLLNIDPPDHTRLRRLVSKAFTPRRVAEFAPRVQEITDHLIERFAQKGEADLIHEFAFPLPIYAICEMLGVPREDQDDFRDWAGMMIRHGGGPRGGVARSVKQMRTYLGELIHRKRDDLGDDLISDLIRASDHGDHLTEAEATAMAFILLFAGFETTVNLIGNGVHSLFMNPDQRERLQASLAAGESALLATGVEELLRYDGPVELATWRFATEPFVLGGQGIAAGDPVLVVLAAADRDPERFAEPDTLDLSRTDNQHLGYGHGIHYCVGAPLARLEGQTALATLLTRLPDLELAVPAGELRWRGGLIMRGLRTLPVRFTPQNT
- a CDS encoding SurA N-terminal domain-containing protein, which produces MHRRTALSVSAALLLAAPLLSACSGQARPGTAAVIGGERITTSAVQAQVNDVRAAQNRSEHPSELIAAVPQLDRVKLSGMLQSRILDRMAEDAGISVTPKELEEERQTFENDKGAEAFEATLLQKFAIAPDQIDRWATDQVLFTKLNAKYGQGNLAEPASKAAGKLGIEVNPRYGVWDPQKVSIGDSVTPWITQVTRPEQQPPAGA
- a CDS encoding exopolyphosphatase; protein product: MRRVAAVDCGTNSIRLLVADLDPETGEFAELDRRMTVVRLGQGVDKTGRLAPEALERTFAACREYAAVIKELGAERVRFVATSASRDAENRDEFVRGVLDILGVEPEVISGDQEAEFSFTGATKELKGTDHLEKPFLVVDIGGGSTEFVVGEEHVRAARSVDVGCVRMTERHLVAADGTVTDPPTEAQVAAIRADIEAALDLAAESVPLAEARTLVGLAGSVTTVAAIALGLAEYDSSAIHHSRIPYETVREVSERMLSLTHAERAAIPVMHPGRVDVIGAGALVLLAIMERVGATEVVVSEHDILDGIAWSVG
- the eno gene encoding phosphopyruvate hydratase, coding for MLVPSIDVVVAREILDSRGNPTVEVEVGLDDGSTGRAAVPSGASTGAFEAVELRDGDPNRYMGKGVEKAVLAVIEQLGPELVGYDATEQRLIDQAMIDLDATENKGSLGANAILGVSLAVAHAASEASDLPLFRYLGGPNAHLLPVPMMNIVNGGSHADSNVDIQEFMIAPIGAESFSEAVRWGAEVYHTLKKVLHSKGLSTGLGDEGGFAPNLESNRAALDLIVEAITQAGYVPGRDVALALDVAASEFYKDGKYEYEGQSRSAAEMTEYYEELVAAYPIVSIEDPLFEDDWAGWKTLTDRLGSKIQIVGDDLFVTNPERLARGIEEGSANALLVKVNQIGSLTETLDAIELAQRSGFKCMMSHRSGETEDVTIADLAVAVNCGQIKSGAPARSDRVAKYNQLLRIEEILDDAAVYAGRSAFPRFKG
- a CDS encoding nucleoside triphosphate pyrophosphohydrolase, whose product is MTDDVPSEPSAAAEPTGRIVLLTTSHRVAPGVLSWPAWQILHAADRVLCADPDHVQLPYLREAGVGVEHEVPDAQSLIEDCAGGRTVVVVLSGEGDRRLTDGLARFAGSGRVAMPDLELLPGSYDLPGARLLDLVQVMDRVRRECPWTSEQTHEGLVKYAIEEAYELVEAIEDGDRDELREELGDVLLQVVFHARIAEEGGPGEEDEPFSIDDVAGALVEKLVHRHPHVFGDAEAKTAEDVNAHWQRTKQVEKQRESVTDGIPLGQPGLALAAKLAGRVRANGVDVELPSGEGIGYELLELAARAEAAGTDPETALRAAARVYRDAIRAAEGVGE
- a CDS encoding transglycosylase family protein, whose product is MPALVVTAGVTGSALALPLLAATGASAAETSTWDKVAECESGGTWSANFGSGAYGGLQFTQEQWKNAGGLDFAARPDLASRSQQIAVGERVLASQGPQAWPLCGAPAGLAQQGPAAEVDPGLPGGGDAASHSVSRPDSKIPYLGTPRPSTDFGAPTPAAPAPSPSGTPSFLLPDYPLPVMPQPDLPATTPGLPGDPTAPTAPADPTAPTVPTPPSTDPTVPATPAQPTTPGHPGDPATPTVPATPGAPADPTAPATPGATSDPAAPAADGASGAGKHRGPAAVEAPVTSDAASEPAYTVKAGDSLAAIADAKGVKGGWNALYKANEQVIGEDANLIKPGQNLDLTHQ